The Callospermophilus lateralis isolate mCalLat2 chromosome 3, mCalLat2.hap1, whole genome shotgun sequence genome has a segment encoding these proteins:
- the Rhov gene encoding rho-related GTP-binding protein RhoV yields MPPRELSDAEPPPLRPPTPPPRRRSAPPELGIKCVLVGDGAVGKSSLIVSYTCNGYPTRYRPTALDTFSVQVLVDGAPVRIELWDTAGQEDFDRLRSLCYPDTDVFLACFSVVQPSSFQNITEKWLPEIRTHNPQAPILLVGTQADLRDDVNVLIQLDQGGREGPVPQPQAQGLAEKIRACCYLECSALTQKNLKEVFDSAILSAIEHKARLEKKLNAKGVRTLSRCRWKKFFCFV; encoded by the exons ATGCCGCCGCGGGAGCTGAGCGATGCCGAGCCGCCCCCGCTACGGCCCCCGACCCCTCCTCCACGGCGGCGCAGTGCGCCCCCCGAGCTGGGCATCAAGTGCGTGCTGGTGGGCGACGGTGCGGTAGGGAAGAGCAGCCTCATCGTCAGCTACACCTGCAATGGGTACCCAACACGCTACCGGCCCACAGCGCTGGACACCTTCTCCG TGCAAGTCTTGGTGGATGGAGCCCCTGTGCGCATTGAGCTCTGGGACACAGCCGGACAG GAGGACTTTGACCGGCTTCGTTCCCTCTGTTACCCGGATACTGATGTCTTTCTGGCATGCTTCAGCGTGGTGCAGCCCAGCTCCTTCCAAAACATCACGGAGAAATGGCTGCCCGAGATCCGCACTCACAACCCCCAGGCACCCATTCTGCTGGTGGGCACCCAGGCCGACCTGAGGGACGATGTCAATGTACTGATTCAGCTGGACCAAGGGGGCCGGGAAGGCCCAGTACCCCAACCCCAAGCCCAGGGTCTGGCCGAGAAGATCCGGGCCTGCTGCTATctcgagtgttcagccttgacACAAAAGAACTTAAAGGAGGTGTTTGACTCAGCCATTCTCAGTGCTATTGAGCACAAAGCCCGGCTGGAGAAGAAATTGAATGCCAAAGGTGTTCGCACCCTCTCCCGCTGCCGCTGGAAGAAGTTCTTCTGCTTTGTGTGA